Proteins encoded within one genomic window of Pristiophorus japonicus isolate sPriJap1 chromosome 11, sPriJap1.hap1, whole genome shotgun sequence:
- the esd gene encoding S-formylglutathione hydrolase isoform X3, whose translation MALTQVSSTKCFEGYQKVYEHVSSELKCKMRFGIYLPPKAESVKCPVLYWLSGLTCTEQNFITKAASQQAAAEHGIVIVAPDTSPRACNIQGEDDSWDFGTGAGFYINATEEPWKSNYRMHAYITEELPRLIGANFSVNPEKMSIFGHSMGGHGALICALKNPGKYKSVSALAPICNPVQSPWGQKAFTGYLGSDKSKWEPYDATCLVGAYSGPLLDILIDQGKDDQFLAAGQLLPDNFIAACTDKKMPVVFRLQEGYDHSYFFIATFIGDHIKHHAKYLNV comes from the exons CTCGGAGTTAAAATGCAAGATGCGGTTTGGAATCTATTTACCTCCAAAAGCAGAGAGTGTGAAGTGTCCTGTGCTGTACTGGCTTTCAG GATTAACATGCACGGAACAAAACTTCATAACCAAAGCAGCTAGCCAGCAAGCAGCAGCTGAACATGGCATTGTCATCGTAGCCCCAGACACCAGTCCGC GTGCCTGCAATATTCAAGGCGAGGACGATAGCTGGGACTTTGGTACAGGGGCTGGGTTTTACATAAATGCCACAGAGGAGCCTTGGAAGTCGAACTACAGGATGCATGCGTACATTACAGAGGAG ttgcCTCGTCTGATAGGTGCCAATTTCTCTGTTAATCCTGAGAAGATGTCCATCTTTGGCCACTCAATGGGTGGTCATGGGGCTCTGATTTGTGCTTTGAAAAACCCTGGAAAATATAAG TCTGTGTCAGCACTCGCTCCGATCTGCAACCCTGTGCAGTCCCCTTGGGGTCAGAAAGCATTTACTGGATACCTGGGCTCTGATAAAAGCAAATGGGAG CCTTATGATGCCACCTGCCTGGTGGGAGCCTATTCAGGACCTCTCCTGGATATACTTATTGACCAAGGAAAGGATGATCAGTTCCTGGCTGCAGGGCAATTACTCCCCGATAACTTCATCGCAGCTTGTACTGACAAGAAGATGCCTGTTGTATTTCGGCTTCAAGAG GGATATGACCACAGTTACTTCTTCATCGCTACGTTTATTGGAGACCATATCAAGCATCATGCAAAGTACCTGAATGTTTAA
- the esd gene encoding S-formylglutathione hydrolase isoform X2 → MLTKMALTQVSSTKCFEGYQKVYEHVSSELKCKMRFGIYLPPKAESVKCPVLYWLSGLTCTEQNFITKAASQQAAAEHGIVIVAPDTSPRACNIQGEDDSWDFGTGAGFYINATEEPWKSNYRMHAYITEELPRLIGANFSVNPEKMSIFGHSMGGHGALICALKNPGKYKSVSALAPICNPVQSPWGQKAFTGYLGSDKSKWEPYDATCLVGAYSGPLLDILIDQGKDDQFLAAGQLLPDNFIAACTDKKMPVVFRLQEGYDHSYFFIATFIGDHIKHHAKYLNV, encoded by the exons CTCGGAGTTAAAATGCAAGATGCGGTTTGGAATCTATTTACCTCCAAAAGCAGAGAGTGTGAAGTGTCCTGTGCTGTACTGGCTTTCAG GATTAACATGCACGGAACAAAACTTCATAACCAAAGCAGCTAGCCAGCAAGCAGCAGCTGAACATGGCATTGTCATCGTAGCCCCAGACACCAGTCCGC GTGCCTGCAATATTCAAGGCGAGGACGATAGCTGGGACTTTGGTACAGGGGCTGGGTTTTACATAAATGCCACAGAGGAGCCTTGGAAGTCGAACTACAGGATGCATGCGTACATTACAGAGGAG ttgcCTCGTCTGATAGGTGCCAATTTCTCTGTTAATCCTGAGAAGATGTCCATCTTTGGCCACTCAATGGGTGGTCATGGGGCTCTGATTTGTGCTTTGAAAAACCCTGGAAAATATAAG TCTGTGTCAGCACTCGCTCCGATCTGCAACCCTGTGCAGTCCCCTTGGGGTCAGAAAGCATTTACTGGATACCTGGGCTCTGATAAAAGCAAATGGGAG CCTTATGATGCCACCTGCCTGGTGGGAGCCTATTCAGGACCTCTCCTGGATATACTTATTGACCAAGGAAAGGATGATCAGTTCCTGGCTGCAGGGCAATTACTCCCCGATAACTTCATCGCAGCTTGTACTGACAAGAAGATGCCTGTTGTATTTCGGCTTCAAGAG GGATATGACCACAGTTACTTCTTCATCGCTACGTTTATTGGAGACCATATCAAGCATCATGCAAAGTACCTGAATGTTTAA